A DNA window from Arachis hypogaea cultivar Tifrunner chromosome 18, arahy.Tifrunner.gnm2.J5K5, whole genome shotgun sequence contains the following coding sequences:
- the LOC112772469 gene encoding zinc transporter 1, giving the protein MASSDATRAMAKTSMTLITTKSTFHFLCLLASLLHPINAHGGDEDKGSVALHDKGLILVKIWCLIIMLVSTFVGGVSPYFFKWNETFLLLGTQFAGGVFLGTSLIHFLSDSNETFKDLTTKTYPFSFMLASFGYLLTMFGDCVVMYVTSNSQKMAKVVEVEEERQGHQEEVDQDYQQHHRDVTLMATHNPIFVKTSSLGDTILLISALCFHSVFEGIAVGVSATKYDAWRNLWTISLHKVFAAIAMGIALLRLLPKRPLVATIAYSLAFAISSPTGVGIGIAIDTTTQGSTADWIYAISMGMACGIFIYVAINHLISKGFKPQSTNRFDTPWFRFLAVLLGVALIAVVMIWD; this is encoded by the exons ATGGCTTCTTCTGATGCTACAAGAGCCATGGCAAAAACATCAATGACCCTAATAACAACAAAGTCAACGTTCCATTTTCTGTGCCTCTTAGCTTCTCTCCTTCACCCAATCAATGCTCATGGTGGTGATGAAGATAAAGGGAGCGTGGCTTTGCACGATAAGGGTTTGATCTTGGTGAAGATATGGTGTTTGATCATCATGCTTGTGAGCACCTTCGTTGGCGGCGTCTCTCCTTACTTCTTCAAATGGAACGAAACCTTTCTTCTTCTTGGGACTCAGTTTGCGGGTGGTGTCTTCCTTGGAACCTCTTTGATCCATTTCCTTAGCGATTCCAACGAGACTTTTAAGGACCTCACCACTAAAACTTACCCTTTCTCCTTCATGCTCGCGTCCTTCGGCTATCTTCTGACTATGTTTGGTGACTGTGTGGTCATGTATGTCACCAGCAATAGTCAGAAGATGGCGAAGGTCGTGGAGGTGGAAGAAGAAAGGCAAGGGCATCAAGAGGAGGTGGATCAAGACTATCAACAACACCATAGAGATGTGACATTGATGGCCACACATAACCCTATTTTTGTGAAGACTTCATCTCTTGGGGACACCATTCTCCTTATTTCTGCCTTGTGTTTCCATTCTGTTTTTGAAGGCATTGCTGTTGGAGTCTCag CTACTAAGTATGATGCATGGAGGAACTTGTGGACAATATCATTGCACAAGGTATTTGCAGCCATTGCAATGGGAATTGCATTGCTTAGGTTGTTACCAAAGAGGCCCTTAGTTGCAACAATTGCATATTCATTAGCCTTTGCAATCTCTAGTCCCACTGGGGTTGGTATTGGCATTGCCATAGACACCACAACACAAGGATCAACCGCAGATTGGATATACGCTATATCAATGGGCATGGCTTGTGGTATTTTCATCTATGTTGCCATCAATCATTTGATATCCAAAGGGTTCAAACCACAGAGTACGAACCGGTTCGACACACCTTGGTTTAGGTTTCTAGCTGTGCTTCTTGGAGTTGCTCTTATTGCTGTGGTCATGATATGGGACtga
- the LOC112771667 gene encoding peroxisome biogenesis protein 19-1, with amino-acid sequence MGGGLPELKNKKRGKQKAPKDAHVSEALGKLREQTREAVKGLEFMAPSSADDFGKDAMMEDWVKHFEDLAGSQFE; translated from the exons ATGGGTGGTGGGTTACCcgaattgaaaaataagaaaaggggGAAACAGAAGGCTCCCAAAGATGCCCACGTCAGTGAGGCACTCGGCAAGCTGAGGGAGCAGACCAGGGAGGCTGTCAAGGGTCTCGAATTCATGGCTCCGTCGTCGGCCGATGATTTCGGTAAAGATGCCATGATGGAGGATTGGGTCAAGCATTTTGAGGACCTTGCTGGCTCTCAG TTTGAGTAA
- the LOC112773054 gene encoding small polypeptide DEVIL 18 translates to MDGKWKVSKQKETTSSKFSRSCSTRSTTSNSPLLMRSISHKSSSSSSKCNNNNNLQRSFSQKNTSSPASIGRKCTNIAKEHKARFYIMRRCVAMLVCWHKHGDS, encoded by the coding sequence ATGGATGGAAAATGGAAGGTGTCAAAGCAGAAGGAAACAACAAGTTCCAAGTTCTCTCGGAGTTGCTCAACAAGAAGCACCACCTCAAACTCTCCTCTTCTCATGAGAAGCATATCACACAAGAGTTCCTCATCTTCTTCCAAgtgcaataacaacaacaatcttCAAAGAAGCTTCTCGCAGAAGAACACGTCATCACCAGCATCCATTGGTCGCAAATGCACCAATATAGCCAAAGAACACAAAGCAAGGTTCTACATCATGAGGCGCTGTGTCGCCATGTTAGTTTGCTGGCACAAGCATGGTGACTCTTGA